Below is a genomic region from Mesorhizobium sp. NZP2298.
CGCCATGCTGGCCCTTGTGGCCGGCGCGCCTTCGGCCTTCGCCCAGCAGGCGGCGCCGTCCACCGGCGTGCCGCCCGTGTCGGAGAACAAGGTCGACACCGACACCTTCACCAGGACATTGGTCAGCGCCAACCGCTTCGAGATCGAGAGCAGCAAGCTGGCCTTGAAGAAGGGCGTTGCGGCCGATGTGAAGGTTTTCGCCGCGCTGATGGTCAAGGACCACACCAAGGCCGGCCAGGATTTCAAGGCCGCGCTGGAAACGAGCCAGACCACGGCTTCCGTAACGCCCGAAGGTCCGCCGCTGCTGCCGAACGACCAGGCGATGCTCGACCAGCTCGAGGCGCTGGACGGTGACGCCTTCCAGGCCAAATACATCACCTTGCAGACACAGGCGCACAAGCAGGCGGTAGCGATGTTCTCCACCTACGCCCAGTCCGGCGACGACCCGGCGCTGAAGGAGTTTGCCAAGAAGACGCTGGCGACGCTGAAGATGCATGAGATGCATGTCAGGGATTTGGCGGCGGTGCATTAGGGGATCGCGGGTTGACCGTGTGCCGAGACTGGCTGAGCCATCCCTCGCTTCGTCATCCACGGGCGGCGCAGACCCGAGGATCCATGCCGGGACTCCTGTGCGTTGCAGCGGTGCAGAATTCTGCGCCGCTGTGCCTCTCGTGGATGTCGCGGCATGGATCCCAGGGTCTCCGCGACGCCGCTCCGCGGCTGCTACGCCCTAGGATGACGAAGCTGGGGGCGCTTCGGCCAATCTCCGACGGCTGCAATAGCCTGGCAACCCGCTGCCGCAAAGTGGCTCTGTGCCGGCGCCCGCAGTGCCATAGACTTCCCCCACTAATCCACGGGAGCACCCATGCCCAAGATCGACCTCGCATCCGTCCCCGTCCGCCAAGGTTCCGGTTACCCCGCGCCCTTCGATGCCGCTTGCGCCACCCGTACCCGCCGGCGCCTCGGCGATGCCGGCGGCCTCAGCGATTTCGGCGTCAATTTGATGACACTCCCGCCCGGGGGCTGGTCGAGCCAGCGCCACTGGCACAGCCATGAGGATGAACTCGTCTATGTGCTGGAAGGCGAGTTGACGCTGGTTGAGGATGGCGGCGAGACGCTGCTCAAGGCGGGCGACAGTGCTGCCTTCGCCAAGAACAGCGGCAACGGCCATCACATGATCAACCGGTCGTCGGTTACAGCCCGCTACCTCGAGGTCGGCTCGCGCAACCCGGACGATGTCATCACGTGCTCCGACATCGACATGATGAGCCCGAGTTCGGATGGGCGGTTTTTGCACAAGGACGGCACGCCGTATCCGGGGCAGGGGTGAGCGCTGGACCATGCATCGGCGCTGGCGTTCGGCCGGTGGCCGGATAAGCTGCCCCGCAAACCCCTGGGGAGAATGCCATGAAGAAGGAAGTTGTCGAAGTGCCGGTGCTGTCGGCGGCCGTGCGGGCGCTCGGCGTGCCGCTCTCGCTGGTGACCAGGGGCGCGGGGCTGGTCTTCGTGTCTGGCACGCCGCCGCTCGATATCTCGACCGGCAGGCTGGTCAAGGGCGACATCGAGGTGCAGACCGAGGCCTCGCTCCAGGCGCTGAAACATTGCCTGGAAGC
It encodes:
- a CDS encoding cupin domain-containing protein, whose translation is MPKIDLASVPVRQGSGYPAPFDAACATRTRRRLGDAGGLSDFGVNLMTLPPGGWSSQRHWHSHEDELVYVLEGELTLVEDGGETLLKAGDSAAFAKNSGNGHHMINRSSVTARYLEVGSRNPDDVITCSDIDMMSPSSDGRFLHKDGTPYPGQG
- a CDS encoding RidA family protein, translating into MKKEVVEVPVLSAAVRALGVPLSLVTRGAGLVFVSGTPPLDISTGRLVKGDIEVQTEASLQALKHCLEAAGTSLENVVMVRVYAVNSGFYNAINRVYARHFPENPPSRTFVPVASWPMEFDIEIECVAVA
- a CDS encoding DUF4142 domain-containing protein; translation: MRPHLAIAMLALVAGAPSAFAQQAAPSTGVPPVSENKVDTDTFTRTLVSANRFEIESSKLALKKGVAADVKVFAALMVKDHTKAGQDFKAALETSQTTASVTPEGPPLLPNDQAMLDQLEALDGDAFQAKYITLQTQAHKQAVAMFSTYAQSGDDPALKEFAKKTLATLKMHEMHVRDLAAVH